In a genomic window of Erinaceus europaeus chromosome 12, mEriEur2.1, whole genome shotgun sequence:
- the MLX gene encoding max-like protein X isoform X5 yields MTEPGASPEDPWVKVEYAFSDNSLDPGLFVESNRKGSVVSRANSIGSTSASSVPNTDDEDSDYHQESYKESYKDRRRRAHTQAEQKRRDAIKRGYDDLQTIVPTCQQQDLSIGSQKLSKAIVLQKTIDYIQFLHKEKKKQEEEVSTLRKDVTALKIMKVNYEQIVKAHQDNPHEGEDQVSDELKFNVFQGIMDSLFQSFNASISVASFQELSACVFSWIEEHCKPQTLREIVIGVLHQLKNQLY; encoded by the exons ATGACAGAACCGGGCGCCTCGCCAGAGGACCCTTGGGTCAAG GTGGAGTATGCTTTCAGCGACAACAGCCTGGACCCTG GGCTTTTTGTAGAAAGTAACCGCAAGGGGAGTGTAGTGTCCAGAGCTAATAGCATCGGTTCCACCAGTGCCTCTTCCGTCCCCAACACAG ATGACGAGGACAGTGATTACCACCAAGAGTCCTACAAAGAATCCTACAAGGACAGAAGGCGGCGAGCACACACTCAGGCCGAACAGAAGAGGAGAGATGCCATTAAG AGAGGCTATGATGACCTCCAGACCATCGTCCCTACTTGCCAGCAACAGGACTTATCCATTGGCTCCCAGAAACTCAGCAAAGCCATTGTCCTACAGAAGA CCATTGACTACATCCAGTTTTTAcacaaggagaagaagaagcaggaggaggaggtgtcTACACTACGCAAGGATGTCACAGCCCTAAAGATCATGAAAGT GAACTATGAACAGATTGTGAAGGCCCACCAGGACAACCCCCATGAAGGTGAGGATCAGGTCTCTGATGAGCTCAAGTTCAACGTCTTTCAAGGCATCATGGACTCTCTGTTCCAGTCCTTCAATGCCTCCATCTCTGTGGCCAGCTTCCAGGAGCTTTCAGCCTGTGTCTTCAGCTGGATTGAGGAGCATTGTAAGCCTCAG ACCCTGCGGGAGATTGTGATCGGTGTCCTACACCAGCTGAAGAACCAGCTGTACTGA
- the MLX gene encoding max-like protein X isoform X6, with product MTEPGASPEDPWVKVEYAFSDNSLDPDDEDSDYHQESYKESYKDRRRRAHTQAEQKRRDAIKRGYDDLQTIVPTCQQQDLSIGSQKLSKAIVLQKTIDYIQFLHKEKKKQEEEVSTLRKDVTALKIMKVNYEQIVKAHQDNPHEGEDQVSDELKFNVFQGIMDSLFQSFNASISVASFQELSACVFSWIEEHCKPQTLREIVIGVLHQLKNQLY from the exons ATGACAGAACCGGGCGCCTCGCCAGAGGACCCTTGGGTCAAG GTGGAGTATGCTTTCAGCGACAACAGCCTGGACCCTG ATGACGAGGACAGTGATTACCACCAAGAGTCCTACAAAGAATCCTACAAGGACAGAAGGCGGCGAGCACACACTCAGGCCGAACAGAAGAGGAGAGATGCCATTAAG AGAGGCTATGATGACCTCCAGACCATCGTCCCTACTTGCCAGCAACAGGACTTATCCATTGGCTCCCAGAAACTCAGCAAAGCCATTGTCCTACAGAAGA CCATTGACTACATCCAGTTTTTAcacaaggagaagaagaagcaggaggaggaggtgtcTACACTACGCAAGGATGTCACAGCCCTAAAGATCATGAAAGT GAACTATGAACAGATTGTGAAGGCCCACCAGGACAACCCCCATGAAGGTGAGGATCAGGTCTCTGATGAGCTCAAGTTCAACGTCTTTCAAGGCATCATGGACTCTCTGTTCCAGTCCTTCAATGCCTCCATCTCTGTGGCCAGCTTCCAGGAGCTTTCAGCCTGTGTCTTCAGCTGGATTGAGGAGCATTGTAAGCCTCAG ACCCTGCGGGAGATTGTGATCGGTGTCCTACACCAGCTGAAGAACCAGCTGTACTGA
- the MLX gene encoding max-like protein X isoform X3 produces MTEPGASPEDPWVKASPEGPHADEGRSGRVRARSGSGRRGDALQSPEYPRLSGFGGCREDSSYPACDKVGYDQPRRVRASVEYAFSDNSLDPDDEDSDYHQESYKESYKDRRRRAHTQAEQKRRDAIKRGYDDLQTIVPTCQQQDLSIGSQKLSKAIVLQKTIDYIQFLHKEKKKQEEEVSTLRKDVTALKIMKVNYEQIVKAHQDNPHEGEDQVSDELKFNVFQGIMDSLFQSFNASISVASFQELSACVFSWIEEHCKPQTLREIVIGVLHQLKNQLY; encoded by the exons ATGACAGAACCGGGCGCCTCGCCAGAGGACCCTTGGGTCAAGGCAAGCCCCGAGGGCCCGCACGCCGATGAGGGGAGGTCGGGTCGGGTTCGTGCACGTAGTGGGTCTGGAAGAAGAGGGGATGCCTTGCAGTCCCCAGAGTACCCCCGACTCTCCGGGTTCGGGGGCTGCAGAGAAGACAGCTCTTACCCCGCCTGTGACAAGGTGGGCTACGACCAACCGAGACGTGTGCGCGCGAGT GTGGAGTATGCTTTCAGCGACAACAGCCTGGACCCTG ATGACGAGGACAGTGATTACCACCAAGAGTCCTACAAAGAATCCTACAAGGACAGAAGGCGGCGAGCACACACTCAGGCCGAACAGAAGAGGAGAGATGCCATTAAG AGAGGCTATGATGACCTCCAGACCATCGTCCCTACTTGCCAGCAACAGGACTTATCCATTGGCTCCCAGAAACTCAGCAAAGCCATTGTCCTACAGAAGA CCATTGACTACATCCAGTTTTTAcacaaggagaagaagaagcaggaggaggaggtgtcTACACTACGCAAGGATGTCACAGCCCTAAAGATCATGAAAGT GAACTATGAACAGATTGTGAAGGCCCACCAGGACAACCCCCATGAAGGTGAGGATCAGGTCTCTGATGAGCTCAAGTTCAACGTCTTTCAAGGCATCATGGACTCTCTGTTCCAGTCCTTCAATGCCTCCATCTCTGTGGCCAGCTTCCAGGAGCTTTCAGCCTGTGTCTTCAGCTGGATTGAGGAGCATTGTAAGCCTCAG ACCCTGCGGGAGATTGTGATCGGTGTCCTACACCAGCTGAAGAACCAGCTGTACTGA
- the MLX gene encoding max-like protein X isoform X4, with the protein MTEPGASPEDPWVKASPEGPHADEGRSGRVRARSGSGRRGDALQSPEYPRLSGFGGCREDSSYPACDKVEYAFSDNSLDPDDEDSDYHQESYKESYKDRRRRAHTQAEQKRRDAIKRGYDDLQTIVPTCQQQDLSIGSQKLSKAIVLQKTIDYIQFLHKEKKKQEEEVSTLRKDVTALKIMKVNYEQIVKAHQDNPHEGEDQVSDELKFNVFQGIMDSLFQSFNASISVASFQELSACVFSWIEEHCKPQTLREIVIGVLHQLKNQLY; encoded by the exons ATGACAGAACCGGGCGCCTCGCCAGAGGACCCTTGGGTCAAGGCAAGCCCCGAGGGCCCGCACGCCGATGAGGGGAGGTCGGGTCGGGTTCGTGCACGTAGTGGGTCTGGAAGAAGAGGGGATGCCTTGCAGTCCCCAGAGTACCCCCGACTCTCCGGGTTCGGGGGCTGCAGAGAAGACAGCTCTTACCCCGCCTGTGACAAG GTGGAGTATGCTTTCAGCGACAACAGCCTGGACCCTG ATGACGAGGACAGTGATTACCACCAAGAGTCCTACAAAGAATCCTACAAGGACAGAAGGCGGCGAGCACACACTCAGGCCGAACAGAAGAGGAGAGATGCCATTAAG AGAGGCTATGATGACCTCCAGACCATCGTCCCTACTTGCCAGCAACAGGACTTATCCATTGGCTCCCAGAAACTCAGCAAAGCCATTGTCCTACAGAAGA CCATTGACTACATCCAGTTTTTAcacaaggagaagaagaagcaggaggaggaggtgtcTACACTACGCAAGGATGTCACAGCCCTAAAGATCATGAAAGT GAACTATGAACAGATTGTGAAGGCCCACCAGGACAACCCCCATGAAGGTGAGGATCAGGTCTCTGATGAGCTCAAGTTCAACGTCTTTCAAGGCATCATGGACTCTCTGTTCCAGTCCTTCAATGCCTCCATCTCTGTGGCCAGCTTCCAGGAGCTTTCAGCCTGTGTCTTCAGCTGGATTGAGGAGCATTGTAAGCCTCAG ACCCTGCGGGAGATTGTGATCGGTGTCCTACACCAGCTGAAGAACCAGCTGTACTGA
- the MLX gene encoding max-like protein X isoform X1, whose product MTEPGASPEDPWVKASPEGPHADEGRSGRVRARSGSGRRGDALQSPEYPRLSGFGGCREDSSYPACDKVGYDQPRRVRASVEYAFSDNSLDPGLFVESNRKGSVVSRANSIGSTSASSVPNTDDEDSDYHQESYKESYKDRRRRAHTQAEQKRRDAIKRGYDDLQTIVPTCQQQDLSIGSQKLSKAIVLQKTIDYIQFLHKEKKKQEEEVSTLRKDVTALKIMKVNYEQIVKAHQDNPHEGEDQVSDELKFNVFQGIMDSLFQSFNASISVASFQELSACVFSWIEEHCKPQTLREIVIGVLHQLKNQLY is encoded by the exons ATGACAGAACCGGGCGCCTCGCCAGAGGACCCTTGGGTCAAGGCAAGCCCCGAGGGCCCGCACGCCGATGAGGGGAGGTCGGGTCGGGTTCGTGCACGTAGTGGGTCTGGAAGAAGAGGGGATGCCTTGCAGTCCCCAGAGTACCCCCGACTCTCCGGGTTCGGGGGCTGCAGAGAAGACAGCTCTTACCCCGCCTGTGACAAGGTGGGCTACGACCAACCGAGACGTGTGCGCGCGAGT GTGGAGTATGCTTTCAGCGACAACAGCCTGGACCCTG GGCTTTTTGTAGAAAGTAACCGCAAGGGGAGTGTAGTGTCCAGAGCTAATAGCATCGGTTCCACCAGTGCCTCTTCCGTCCCCAACACAG ATGACGAGGACAGTGATTACCACCAAGAGTCCTACAAAGAATCCTACAAGGACAGAAGGCGGCGAGCACACACTCAGGCCGAACAGAAGAGGAGAGATGCCATTAAG AGAGGCTATGATGACCTCCAGACCATCGTCCCTACTTGCCAGCAACAGGACTTATCCATTGGCTCCCAGAAACTCAGCAAAGCCATTGTCCTACAGAAGA CCATTGACTACATCCAGTTTTTAcacaaggagaagaagaagcaggaggaggaggtgtcTACACTACGCAAGGATGTCACAGCCCTAAAGATCATGAAAGT GAACTATGAACAGATTGTGAAGGCCCACCAGGACAACCCCCATGAAGGTGAGGATCAGGTCTCTGATGAGCTCAAGTTCAACGTCTTTCAAGGCATCATGGACTCTCTGTTCCAGTCCTTCAATGCCTCCATCTCTGTGGCCAGCTTCCAGGAGCTTTCAGCCTGTGTCTTCAGCTGGATTGAGGAGCATTGTAAGCCTCAG ACCCTGCGGGAGATTGTGATCGGTGTCCTACACCAGCTGAAGAACCAGCTGTACTGA
- the MLX gene encoding max-like protein X isoform X2, giving the protein MTEPGASPEDPWVKASPEGPHADEGRSGRVRARSGSGRRGDALQSPEYPRLSGFGGCREDSSYPACDKVEYAFSDNSLDPGLFVESNRKGSVVSRANSIGSTSASSVPNTDDEDSDYHQESYKESYKDRRRRAHTQAEQKRRDAIKRGYDDLQTIVPTCQQQDLSIGSQKLSKAIVLQKTIDYIQFLHKEKKKQEEEVSTLRKDVTALKIMKVNYEQIVKAHQDNPHEGEDQVSDELKFNVFQGIMDSLFQSFNASISVASFQELSACVFSWIEEHCKPQTLREIVIGVLHQLKNQLY; this is encoded by the exons ATGACAGAACCGGGCGCCTCGCCAGAGGACCCTTGGGTCAAGGCAAGCCCCGAGGGCCCGCACGCCGATGAGGGGAGGTCGGGTCGGGTTCGTGCACGTAGTGGGTCTGGAAGAAGAGGGGATGCCTTGCAGTCCCCAGAGTACCCCCGACTCTCCGGGTTCGGGGGCTGCAGAGAAGACAGCTCTTACCCCGCCTGTGACAAG GTGGAGTATGCTTTCAGCGACAACAGCCTGGACCCTG GGCTTTTTGTAGAAAGTAACCGCAAGGGGAGTGTAGTGTCCAGAGCTAATAGCATCGGTTCCACCAGTGCCTCTTCCGTCCCCAACACAG ATGACGAGGACAGTGATTACCACCAAGAGTCCTACAAAGAATCCTACAAGGACAGAAGGCGGCGAGCACACACTCAGGCCGAACAGAAGAGGAGAGATGCCATTAAG AGAGGCTATGATGACCTCCAGACCATCGTCCCTACTTGCCAGCAACAGGACTTATCCATTGGCTCCCAGAAACTCAGCAAAGCCATTGTCCTACAGAAGA CCATTGACTACATCCAGTTTTTAcacaaggagaagaagaagcaggaggaggaggtgtcTACACTACGCAAGGATGTCACAGCCCTAAAGATCATGAAAGT GAACTATGAACAGATTGTGAAGGCCCACCAGGACAACCCCCATGAAGGTGAGGATCAGGTCTCTGATGAGCTCAAGTTCAACGTCTTTCAAGGCATCATGGACTCTCTGTTCCAGTCCTTCAATGCCTCCATCTCTGTGGCCAGCTTCCAGGAGCTTTCAGCCTGTGTCTTCAGCTGGATTGAGGAGCATTGTAAGCCTCAG ACCCTGCGGGAGATTGTGATCGGTGTCCTACACCAGCTGAAGAACCAGCTGTACTGA
- the COASY gene encoding bifunctional coenzyme A synthase isoform X2: protein MALFRSGLLVLTTPLASLAPRLAPILTSAARLVNHTLYVHLQPGLSLAGPAQPQSSSVQATFEVLDFITHFYAGADVHRHLDVRILLTNVRTKSTSLPSLPNSVQNLAHPPEVVLTDFQTLDGSQYNPVKQQLERYATSCYSCSPQLASVLLYPDYGPGELPVESLDVLLPSTIRPSSPVARSPKQPVRGYRRGAVGGTFDRLHNAHKVLLSVSCILAQEQLVVGVADRDLLKSKLLPELLQPYAERVEHLSEFLVDIKPSLTFDIIPLLDPYGPAGSDPSLEFLVVSEETYRGGMAVNRFRLENNLDELALYQIELLKDLGHKENEEDKVSSSSFRQRMLGTLIRPPHRPELPQGLYVIGLTGISGSGKSSIAQRLKGLGAFVIDSDQLGHRAYAPGGPAYQPVVEAFGTDILHKDGIINRKVLGSRVFGNKKQMKILTDIVWPVIGKMALEEMDHALAEGKHVCVIDAAMLLEAGWENMVHEVWTVVIPETEAIRRIVERDGLSESAAQSRLQSQMNGQQLVDQSHVVLSTLWEPRVTQCQVEKAWALLQKRISKTLSP, encoded by the exons ATGGCCCTGTTCCGGTCGGGCCTCCTGGTACTGACGACGCCGTTGGCCTCCCTGGCCCCTCGCCTGGCCCCCATCCTGACATCGGCGGCCCGGCTGGTGAATCACACACTCTACGTCCACCTGCAGCCAGGCCTGAGTCTGGCGGGCCCGGCGCAGCCCCAGTCCAGCTCCGTGCAGGCCACGTTTGAAGTTCTCGATTTCATCACCCACTTCTATGCTGGCGCTGACGTCCACAGGCACCTGGACGTCAGAATCTTGCTGACTAATGTTCGAACCAAGAGCACCTCACTCCCTTCCCTGCCCAATTCGGTACAGAACCTAGCTCACCCGCCAGAAGTGGTGCTCACTGACTTCCAGACCCTGGACGGGAGCCAGTACAACCCGGTCAAACAACAACTAGAGCGTTATGCCACCAGCTGTTACAGCTGTAGTCCACAACTGGCTTCTGTGCTGCTCTATCCCGACTATGGGCCGGGAGAGCTGCCTGTGGAGTCCCTGGATGTCCTCTTACCCTCCACCATCAGGCCGTCCTCCCCCGTAGCCAGGTCTCCAAAGCAGCCAGTGCGCGGCTACCGACGTGGGGCTGTGGGTGGCACTTTTGACCGTCTGCACAATGCCCACAAGGTGTTGCTCAGTGTTTCATGCATCCTGGCCCAGGAGCAGCTTGTGGTGGGAGTAGCAGATAGAGACCTGTTGAAGA GCAAGTTGCTCCCTGAGCTGCTTCAACCCTATGCAGAACGTGTGGAACATCTGAGTGAGTTCCTGGTGGACATCAAGCCTTCCTTGACTTTTGATATCATTCCCCTGCTGGACCCCTATGGGCCCGCTGGCTCTGACCCCTCCCTGGAGTTCCTGGTGGTCAGCGAGGAGACCTATCGTGGGGGGATGGCCGTCAACCGCTTCCGCCTTGAGAAT AACCTGGACGAGCTTGCTTTATACCAGATAGAATTGTTGAAAGATCTTGGCCACAAGGAAAATGAAGAGGACAAAGTTAGCTCCTCCAGTTTCCGCCAGCGAATGCTGGGAACCCTGATTAGGCCTCCACAT AGACCAGAGCTCCCCCAGGGTCTCTATGTGATTGGGCTGACAGGCATCAGTGGTTCTGGGAAGAGCTCAATAGCTCAGCGGCTGAAGGGCCTGGGGGCATTTGTCATCGACAGTGACCAACTGGGCCACCGGGCCTATGCCCCTGGTGGTCCTGCCTACCAGCCTGTTGTGGAAGCCTTTGGAACAG ATATCCTCCATAAAGATGGCATCATCAACAGGAAGGTCCTAGGCAGCCGGGTGTTTGGGAACAAG AAGCAGATGAAGATACTCACGGACATTGTGTGGCCAGTTATTGGAAAGATGGCCCTAGAGGAGATGGATCACGCTCTGGCTGAGG gaaagcatgtgtgtgtgatCGATGCTGCCATGCTACTTGAAGCTGGCTGGGAGAACATGGTGCATGAGGTGTGGACTGTTGTCATCCCTGAGACAGAG GCCATACGACGCATTGTGGAAAGGGATGGTTTGAGTGAATCTGCAGCTCAGAGCCGCCTGCAGAGCCAGATGAATGGGCAGCAGCTTGTGGACCAGAGTCATGTGGTGTTGAGCACCTTGTGGGAACCAAGGGTCACCCAGTGCCAG GTGGAGAAAGCCTGGGCCCTTCTTCAGAAACGCATCTCCAAGACATTGTCGCCATGA
- the COASY gene encoding bifunctional coenzyme A synthase isoform X1, translating into MALFRSGLLVLTTPLASLAPRLAPILTSAARLVNHTLYVHLQPGLSLAGPAQPQSSSVQATFEVLDFITHFYAGADVHRHLDVRILLTNVRTKSTSLPSLPNSVQNLAHPPEVVLTDFQTLDGSQYNPVKQQLERYATSCYSCSPQLASVLLYPDYGPGELPVESLDVLLPSTIRPSSPVARSPKQPVRGYRRGAVGGTFDRLHNAHKVLLSVSCILAQEQLVVGVADRDLLKSKLLPELLQPYAERVEHLSEFLVDIKPSLTFDIIPLLDPYGPAGSDPSLEFLVVSEETYRGGMAVNRFRLENNLDELALYQIELLKDLGHKENEEDKVSSSSFRQRMLGTLIRPPHKRPELPQGLYVIGLTGISGSGKSSIAQRLKGLGAFVIDSDQLGHRAYAPGGPAYQPVVEAFGTDILHKDGIINRKVLGSRVFGNKKQMKILTDIVWPVIGKMALEEMDHALAEGKHVCVIDAAMLLEAGWENMVHEVWTVVIPETEAIRRIVERDGLSESAAQSRLQSQMNGQQLVDQSHVVLSTLWEPRVTQCQVEKAWALLQKRISKTLSP; encoded by the exons ATGGCCCTGTTCCGGTCGGGCCTCCTGGTACTGACGACGCCGTTGGCCTCCCTGGCCCCTCGCCTGGCCCCCATCCTGACATCGGCGGCCCGGCTGGTGAATCACACACTCTACGTCCACCTGCAGCCAGGCCTGAGTCTGGCGGGCCCGGCGCAGCCCCAGTCCAGCTCCGTGCAGGCCACGTTTGAAGTTCTCGATTTCATCACCCACTTCTATGCTGGCGCTGACGTCCACAGGCACCTGGACGTCAGAATCTTGCTGACTAATGTTCGAACCAAGAGCACCTCACTCCCTTCCCTGCCCAATTCGGTACAGAACCTAGCTCACCCGCCAGAAGTGGTGCTCACTGACTTCCAGACCCTGGACGGGAGCCAGTACAACCCGGTCAAACAACAACTAGAGCGTTATGCCACCAGCTGTTACAGCTGTAGTCCACAACTGGCTTCTGTGCTGCTCTATCCCGACTATGGGCCGGGAGAGCTGCCTGTGGAGTCCCTGGATGTCCTCTTACCCTCCACCATCAGGCCGTCCTCCCCCGTAGCCAGGTCTCCAAAGCAGCCAGTGCGCGGCTACCGACGTGGGGCTGTGGGTGGCACTTTTGACCGTCTGCACAATGCCCACAAGGTGTTGCTCAGTGTTTCATGCATCCTGGCCCAGGAGCAGCTTGTGGTGGGAGTAGCAGATAGAGACCTGTTGAAGA GCAAGTTGCTCCCTGAGCTGCTTCAACCCTATGCAGAACGTGTGGAACATCTGAGTGAGTTCCTGGTGGACATCAAGCCTTCCTTGACTTTTGATATCATTCCCCTGCTGGACCCCTATGGGCCCGCTGGCTCTGACCCCTCCCTGGAGTTCCTGGTGGTCAGCGAGGAGACCTATCGTGGGGGGATGGCCGTCAACCGCTTCCGCCTTGAGAAT AACCTGGACGAGCTTGCTTTATACCAGATAGAATTGTTGAAAGATCTTGGCCACAAGGAAAATGAAGAGGACAAAGTTAGCTCCTCCAGTTTCCGCCAGCGAATGCTGGGAACCCTGATTAGGCCTCCACAT AAGAGACCAGAGCTCCCCCAGGGTCTCTATGTGATTGGGCTGACAGGCATCAGTGGTTCTGGGAAGAGCTCAATAGCTCAGCGGCTGAAGGGCCTGGGGGCATTTGTCATCGACAGTGACCAACTGGGCCACCGGGCCTATGCCCCTGGTGGTCCTGCCTACCAGCCTGTTGTGGAAGCCTTTGGAACAG ATATCCTCCATAAAGATGGCATCATCAACAGGAAGGTCCTAGGCAGCCGGGTGTTTGGGAACAAG AAGCAGATGAAGATACTCACGGACATTGTGTGGCCAGTTATTGGAAAGATGGCCCTAGAGGAGATGGATCACGCTCTGGCTGAGG gaaagcatgtgtgtgtgatCGATGCTGCCATGCTACTTGAAGCTGGCTGGGAGAACATGGTGCATGAGGTGTGGACTGTTGTCATCCCTGAGACAGAG GCCATACGACGCATTGTGGAAAGGGATGGTTTGAGTGAATCTGCAGCTCAGAGCCGCCTGCAGAGCCAGATGAATGGGCAGCAGCTTGTGGACCAGAGTCATGTGGTGTTGAGCACCTTGTGGGAACCAAGGGTCACCCAGTGCCAG GTGGAGAAAGCCTGGGCCCTTCTTCAGAAACGCATCTCCAAGACATTGTCGCCATGA
- the COASY gene encoding bifunctional coenzyme A synthase isoform X3, translating into MALFRSGLLVLTTPLASLAPRLAPILTSAARLVNHTLYVHLQPGLSLAGPAQPQSSSVQATFEVLDFITHFYAGADVHRHLDVRILLTNVRTKSTSLPSLPNSVQNLAHPPEVVLTDFQTLDGSQYNPVKQQLERYATSCYSCSPQLASVLLYPDYGPGELPVESLDVLLPSTIRPSSPVARSPKQPVRGYRRGAVGGTFDRLHNAHKVLLSVSCILAQEQLVVGVADRDLLKSKLLPELLQPYAERVEHLSEFLVDIKPSLTFDIIPLLDPYGPAGSDPSLEFLVVSEETYRGGMAVNRFRLENNLDELALYQIELLKDLGHKENEEDKVSSSSFRQRMLGTLIRPPHKRPELPQGLYVIGLTGISGSGKSSIAQRLKGLGAFVIDSDQLGHRAYAPGGPAYQPVVEAFGTDILHKDGIINRKVLGSRVFGNKKQMKILTDIVWPVIGKMALEEMDHALAEECTLL; encoded by the exons ATGGCCCTGTTCCGGTCGGGCCTCCTGGTACTGACGACGCCGTTGGCCTCCCTGGCCCCTCGCCTGGCCCCCATCCTGACATCGGCGGCCCGGCTGGTGAATCACACACTCTACGTCCACCTGCAGCCAGGCCTGAGTCTGGCGGGCCCGGCGCAGCCCCAGTCCAGCTCCGTGCAGGCCACGTTTGAAGTTCTCGATTTCATCACCCACTTCTATGCTGGCGCTGACGTCCACAGGCACCTGGACGTCAGAATCTTGCTGACTAATGTTCGAACCAAGAGCACCTCACTCCCTTCCCTGCCCAATTCGGTACAGAACCTAGCTCACCCGCCAGAAGTGGTGCTCACTGACTTCCAGACCCTGGACGGGAGCCAGTACAACCCGGTCAAACAACAACTAGAGCGTTATGCCACCAGCTGTTACAGCTGTAGTCCACAACTGGCTTCTGTGCTGCTCTATCCCGACTATGGGCCGGGAGAGCTGCCTGTGGAGTCCCTGGATGTCCTCTTACCCTCCACCATCAGGCCGTCCTCCCCCGTAGCCAGGTCTCCAAAGCAGCCAGTGCGCGGCTACCGACGTGGGGCTGTGGGTGGCACTTTTGACCGTCTGCACAATGCCCACAAGGTGTTGCTCAGTGTTTCATGCATCCTGGCCCAGGAGCAGCTTGTGGTGGGAGTAGCAGATAGAGACCTGTTGAAGA GCAAGTTGCTCCCTGAGCTGCTTCAACCCTATGCAGAACGTGTGGAACATCTGAGTGAGTTCCTGGTGGACATCAAGCCTTCCTTGACTTTTGATATCATTCCCCTGCTGGACCCCTATGGGCCCGCTGGCTCTGACCCCTCCCTGGAGTTCCTGGTGGTCAGCGAGGAGACCTATCGTGGGGGGATGGCCGTCAACCGCTTCCGCCTTGAGAAT AACCTGGACGAGCTTGCTTTATACCAGATAGAATTGTTGAAAGATCTTGGCCACAAGGAAAATGAAGAGGACAAAGTTAGCTCCTCCAGTTTCCGCCAGCGAATGCTGGGAACCCTGATTAGGCCTCCACAT AAGAGACCAGAGCTCCCCCAGGGTCTCTATGTGATTGGGCTGACAGGCATCAGTGGTTCTGGGAAGAGCTCAATAGCTCAGCGGCTGAAGGGCCTGGGGGCATTTGTCATCGACAGTGACCAACTGGGCCACCGGGCCTATGCCCCTGGTGGTCCTGCCTACCAGCCTGTTGTGGAAGCCTTTGGAACAG ATATCCTCCATAAAGATGGCATCATCAACAGGAAGGTCCTAGGCAGCCGGGTGTTTGGGAACAAG AAGCAGATGAAGATACTCACGGACATTGTGTGGCCAGTTATTGGAAAGATGGCCCTAGAGGAGATGGATCACGCTCTGGCTGAGG AATGCACCCTGCTCTGA